The genomic window TAAGTATACCCCTTGGTATAGCGCAAAAGGACATCATATACAAGGAAAGGCTACTAAGCACCGAGTTAATCAGTCTAAGGCGACCTCCCGAAGAAAGATGTTTTCCTTTCTAACTACAAAGTCTTTTCTTGAACCATTCTAACACCCTTTTCCATTCAACATTTGCAAGTTTTGAAAAGGAATACCTAAATATGTAAATGGAAATTCATCGGAGGCATAACCAAAAATCTCGGTTTATATTCTCCATAGTTTGGACTTGTCCAAAATAGAATAACTCACTCTTATGGAAATTAATTGTAAGACCCGATAGTTGCTCGAATGCACAAAGTAATTTCTTCTTGTTACGAGCCTTCCTTAGGTCATCATATTGAAGAATAGATAGGCCTCCATCGACTAGATGTGACACTGCTCCACTAATCTGCTCATCTGCTTTGCCTTTATCAATTAGAACGGCCAACATGGCAGATACGATGTTGAAGAGCCTAATGAATAGGGGATCACCCTGTCGAAGACCCTTCTTTGTTTGAACATAAGGTCCTACATCATCGTTTATCTTTATAGCTACACTTCCTCCCGAGACAAAAGACTTCATCCAAGATATCCACTTGGGCGAGAAAGCTTTCATACGAGGAGTTAACAATAGTAGTCATCGTCAACAAATGATAACAACGTCTTGACAGGAATGAGTTAACAGGGCATCACTTAACATGTGAGGAGCAAAGCAAAGCAAAGATGGCAGGAATCAACATCCCTGGAACTGAAAACACTtactttttttggaaatggaggcatgccccggcctctgcatcatgatgatgcatgcggccatcttattaacaatCCAGAATCGTTATAAAAGTCTTACAGctcacaaaacggaccagaataaagtatcaaaaaaaggaaaaatacaTGTGAACCATGTCAACCGGCACAATGAAGATAAAAAGGATAAGctctctagactcctatcctgttatgcgagcgccatccgaaccggttgaagataacccgagctaccatctcccattggttgcacccagtaatcaaaggctccctggagtccataggagtgagtaaggaccacgtacggatccaagttgtagctctgaagataacctgcaaaaaggttaaagtgtgttgtctgttaaaaatcatatcattcttgcaattccatatagcccataataacgcacatattccaatccgaatacgagccgcagtaatctgatcaaccccagctaaccacatCCCAAACAAAGACGCAATATCAACTGGAGGATTaatattaaaagctatatgaatcgttctccaaagtaacttAGCAAGTGGGCATTCAAGAAATAAGTGTTGTACGGTTTcgtcatgatcacaaaaacagcaCCGCGAAGAgcctacccatcgcctcttaattaagttgtcctttgtgagtatcacttgtttgtgaacaaaccacatgaagattttaatacgCAAAGGAATCTTAACTTTCCAAATATGCAGCGACCTTGATAGGGGGCCAGAGTTAATGAGACCCATATAAAAAGATTTCACCGTAAACCTCCCATTCGTAGTCAATTTCCATTGTATTGAATCCGGCTGATCGGAGAGTTGAACTTCTATCAATCTCCGAACCAGGTGCATCCAAGCGGTCCATCTCTCACCAACTAACACACGTCTGAATTGGATGTTCAAGGGAATTGTTTGAAGGATGGTACCCACGTAATCCTtcttacgttgcacaatattatagGGTGTAGGATATTGGATGGCCAAGGGCGTCTCTCCTAGCCACgtgtcctcccaaaatcttgttgacattccattgccaaccaagaatttgaccctacgaaagaacgGGTCCTTCGTGCGCATAAGTCCCTTCTAGAACGGCGAGTCAGTCGGTCTCATGGTAACCTGGGCTAGTGTTTTTGAGTGTAGATACTTATTGCGCAAGAGTTGAGACCACATGCCCTCTGGCTCAGTCTCTAGTCGTGGAGCCATTTGCTCATAAGACATTTGTTCTTGATTTCTAAGTTTTCAAtaccgagacccccttggtctttaggtcgGCAAATGATATCCCATCGCGCGAGACGGTATTTCCGCTTGGCCTCATCAAACTGCCAAAAGAAGCgggatctaaagaaatcaagtcgcttGCGAACTCCTTTCAGAATTTCGAAGAACAACAGTAGGAACATCGACATACTAGTCAGTACTGAGTTAATCAGGACTagccggcctccatatgacataagcttaTCCTTCTAGCAGCTAAGTTTTTTTCAATTCATTCTtcaatacatttccattctttattggaGAGCTTACGGTGATGAATCGGTATACCCAAGTAACTGAATGGTAAGGCACCTGattcgcatccaaacaattgtctgtatttgtgttcctcgtctttggccttcccaaagcagaacacctcgctcttatgaaaattaatttttaatccagacaattgttcgaagagACACAAGATAAGTTTCATATTATGTGCCTTagccatgtcatgttccatgaatagAATAATGCCATCAGCATATTGTAGAATGGAAACTCCTCCATCGACAAGATGAGGAACTAGACCCTCTACATGGCCATGCtgcttggccctgccaataatGACGGCCAGCATATCTGCCACAATATTGAACAGAAGAGGAGACATGGAATCCCCTTACTAGCAGCCTTGTATGTTACAACCTGGAGCATGTGAACACAAAGGAAGGAAAATAAGGCGAAAATAAATAAATGGGTCAAATCTTGATATGATACAGCGGGCATCAAAACTGCAACCCTACCGTGCAAGCTAGCTAACAGGAAAGCAGACATATAGGATCATCCTTTGCTTGTTTAACTTCAAGCCACAGGTATCACCCAGATTGTTGAGAAGTTGCCAGCGTAAGCATATCCTAGCAGAAAAGCTGCAGCTATCCATTGTTTCAAATGGCAGACGAAAAATCTACTGAATCACACACTCACATTTCCTGAAACCCTCATTTTCTAGTTCATCATCTGACAAACTTCCATCGCTGTTGAAAGAAACATAATCATTCAGTACTCAGAAAATATTATGGCTACAAGTAACAACCAGTGGGTACAAGACTTGTGAGCCAACAAAATAATAAAGCATGTGTCTGCACTCATGCTCAAAACAGATTGCAGTTAGAGAATCAATAAGTTTGAAAAGGTTGCAATTAGCAATCGAAGTAGTAAACTGGCCTTCACATTAATTCCAACAAACACACATAAATACCTATCAGCTCTATCGACATAGAGGAGGTGCATCATATGAATAAATGAGTGTAAATCGGAACAAAGTTGGAATCACTTTTGAGATAGTTGATGTACGATCCTtaatactccctccaatccatattaattgacgcagctttaaagttgtactaaagctgcgccaaataatatggatcagagggagtagcaAAGTTCAACTCCACCAAAGTAGACAACTTATAGCACTAATAGTGAACTGCTTCTAGAAATGTGCTAAAATTTATAATCTACAAATAGACAAACGACAATGTACTATTTCTGTGCTGGTAAtgatgaaagaagggaatataatTTTCAGACTGTACCTGGCTTCGAATTCCCTTATCTCAAAAAGCTCCTTTCCACATGTATCAGTCCATTGAACTTTTCTCCGTTCCATACCAGATTTCAAGGTTTGCACCTCTTCCAGTGACTCACGTGGTTCTTCACCTTCACTCACCACTATACAATGCTCTGACGAATCCCTTTTTGAGTTGCTCTTAAGACAACCTTTTCTCTCATCTCCAGTTATGGAACCATTAGTGGTAACCTTCTTGTTTGTTGAACGGGATGGCTCTTCCAAAGAGTCCAAAGTGTTGCTTGAACTCAATTTCGGAGGAGACGCCCCTTCGAGCTCCAAAGCAGTGCTACCGAAGCAGATGAAGGGAGCACACTTACGGGGAGCTTGGTTTTTCGTGTTAGCCAGATGATACACATGCTCAGCTTCCCCATCGACTAGTCGG from Triticum aestivum cultivar Chinese Spring chromosome 3B, IWGSC CS RefSeq v2.1, whole genome shotgun sequence includes these protein-coding regions:
- the LOC123070027 gene encoding uncharacterized protein, which encodes MLLAVEGGGFFSSSASGYSHGLALLLLGRKEEEKPVKAWSQYRLVDGEAEHVYHLANTKNQAPRKCAPFICFGSTALELEGASPPKLSSSNTLDSLEEPSRSTNKKVTTNGSITGDERKGCLKSNSKRDSSEHCIVVSEGEEPRESLEEVQTLKSGMERRKVQWTDTCGKELFEIREFEASDGSLSDDELENEGFRKCECVIQ